Proteins encoded by one window of Acidipropionibacterium virtanenii:
- a CDS encoding DUF2255 family protein — protein MTTTGTLTRFWSVVVAGRLFCRTYSGTDGKWHRAVIAQKAGRIRTIGQTFDVAFASIADDAHRLAAS, from the coding sequence ATGACCACCACCGGGACCCTCACTCGGTTCTGGTCGGTGGTGGTCGCCGGCCGACTGTTCTGCCGGACTTACTCGGGAACCGACGGCAAGTGGCACCGGGCCGTGATCGCCCAGAAGGCCGGCAGGATCCGGACCATCGGGCAGACCTTCGACGTGGCCTTCGCCTCCATCGCCGACGACGCCCACCGGCTGGCGGCGTCATGA
- a CDS encoding DapH/DapD/GlmU-related protein → MNTEDFLAAMDAGRPATGGSDLAQTMDDLADEAIRECMTLNTRYTTPAERVEIMSRITGRPVPASFRIFPPFTTDCGKNIRLGERVFINSGCRFQDQGGITIGDDALVGHNTVIATLNHDLDPESRATTVPGPVVIGNSVWIGANATILPGVTIGDGAVVAAGAVVTGDVAPRTVVGGIPARLIRELDAAQTRLEAGPQAVS, encoded by the coding sequence ATGAACACCGAGGACTTCCTCGCCGCCATGGACGCCGGCCGGCCCGCCACCGGCGGCAGCGATCTGGCCCAGACGATGGACGACCTGGCCGACGAGGCCATCCGGGAGTGCATGACACTGAACACCCGGTACACCACGCCCGCCGAACGGGTCGAGATCATGTCGCGGATCACCGGCCGGCCGGTGCCGGCATCATTCCGCATCTTCCCGCCGTTCACCACCGACTGCGGCAAGAACATCCGCCTTGGCGAGCGGGTGTTCATCAACAGCGGCTGCCGATTCCAGGATCAGGGCGGCATCACGATCGGCGACGACGCTCTGGTCGGCCACAACACCGTCATCGCCACCCTCAACCACGACCTCGATCCTGAGTCCCGGGCCACAACGGTGCCCGGGCCGGTCGTGATCGGCAACAGCGTGTGGATCGGTGCGAATGCGACCATCCTGCCCGGGGTCACGATCGGCGACGGAGCCGTCGTCGCCGCGGGCGCGGTCGTCACCGGCGACGTGGCACCGCGCACCGTCGTCGGCGGCATCCCGGCACGCCTCATCCGGGAACTCGACGCCGCGCAGACACGCCTCGAAGCGGGGCCTCAGGCGGTCTCGTAG
- a CDS encoding LysR family transcriptional regulator: MAPRLNPDALRYASVVAETGSFSAAARALGVTQPALSNGIARLETQLGHRLFSRTSHGVAPTPFGDRMLPLIDRAVRALDTVTAEARRWDTPATGVVRMGVSPLINPALVARARDAVRGLEGADGEEVRLVLRQANLADLRDALVAGDLDIIVIPSVEPMPCYEHRVIDSEPVVLVEERGSGGRPASLEDLAGKDLIMMPDTCGLTTFTRDLLAERVPVRHYPGEATSYQVLEEWSRLGIGSALLPLSRLGDPDGGRPIRDGDTDVEIFYEAVWDPNSLAACELAELAGRLAG, encoded by the coding sequence ATGGCTCCTCGACTCAATCCGGACGCGCTCCGATACGCCTCGGTGGTCGCAGAGACCGGTTCCTTCAGCGCCGCGGCCAGGGCCCTCGGCGTCACCCAGCCGGCCCTGTCCAACGGTATCGCCCGGTTGGAGACCCAGCTGGGGCACCGGCTGTTCAGCCGCACCAGCCACGGCGTCGCCCCCACTCCGTTCGGCGACAGGATGCTGCCGCTGATCGATCGCGCCGTCCGGGCCCTCGACACCGTGACGGCCGAGGCCCGACGCTGGGACACCCCGGCCACCGGCGTCGTCCGGATGGGGGTCTCCCCGCTCATCAACCCCGCCCTGGTCGCCAGGGCCAGGGATGCGGTGCGGGGACTGGAGGGGGCCGACGGCGAGGAGGTGCGGCTGGTGCTGCGCCAGGCCAATCTCGCCGATCTGCGGGACGCTCTGGTGGCCGGCGATCTGGACATCATCGTCATCCCCTCGGTGGAGCCGATGCCCTGCTACGAGCACCGCGTCATCGACTCCGAACCCGTCGTCCTGGTCGAGGAGCGGGGATCCGGGGGACGCCCGGCGTCCCTGGAGGACCTCGCCGGCAAGGATCTCATCATGATGCCCGACACGTGCGGGCTGACGACCTTCACCCGCGACCTGCTGGCCGAGCGGGTACCGGTGCGCCACTACCCGGGCGAGGCGACGAGCTACCAGGTGCTCGAGGAGTGGTCGAGGCTGGGTATCGGCTCGGCGCTGCTGCCGCTGTCCAGGCTAGGCGATCCTGACGGGGGACGGCCGATCCGCGACGGCGACACGGATGTGGAGATCTTCTACGAGGCCGTCTGGGACCCGAATTCCCTGGCCGCCTGCGAACTGGCGGAGCTGGCCGGGCGACTGGCCGGGTGA
- a CDS encoding LacI family DNA-binding transcriptional regulator — protein MGKNPTQSDVARVAGVSRGLVSLALSGSPMVAEESRRRIIAAAQELGYTRDMGAATLAAGRSQVLGVVLPDLRNPFFEGVVDAVQAHAATLRLLPLVATSSDDREREALILTRFRELRVAGVIMVSPVQPLTDLEVAATAQLTVLIGADVASESLDTVHVDEDAAARLVADHLVERGWRSVVSLSEHVGDGEVWIERRQEALATAAGAAGLPFAGVEGRPGHGASAALREYLPRLGERAAVVAHNDLVAIDALAVARDAGLRPGRDVAVIGFDDTYMAQRPEFDVTSVSQDTGELARQAMEALLERDGRTGRHESVVQPSLTVRSSS, from the coding sequence ATGGGAAAGAACCCTACTCAGAGCGATGTCGCGCGCGTCGCCGGGGTCTCACGCGGCCTGGTCTCCCTGGCGCTCTCCGGCTCGCCGATGGTCGCCGAGGAATCCCGCCGCCGCATCATCGCCGCCGCTCAGGAGCTCGGCTACACCCGCGACATGGGGGCCGCGACGCTGGCCGCCGGTCGCTCCCAGGTGCTCGGCGTCGTTCTTCCCGACCTGCGCAACCCCTTCTTCGAGGGGGTGGTCGACGCCGTCCAGGCCCACGCCGCCACCCTCAGACTGCTGCCCCTGGTGGCCACCTCCTCCGACGACCGCGAGCGGGAGGCGCTCATTCTCACCCGGTTCCGGGAGTTGCGGGTGGCCGGGGTGATCATGGTCTCCCCGGTGCAGCCCCTGACCGATCTGGAGGTCGCGGCGACGGCGCAGCTGACCGTGCTCATCGGCGCCGACGTCGCCTCGGAGAGCCTGGACACCGTTCACGTCGACGAGGACGCCGCCGCCCGCCTGGTCGCCGACCATCTGGTCGAGCGCGGCTGGCGCTCGGTGGTCTCGCTGTCGGAGCACGTCGGCGACGGCGAGGTCTGGATCGAACGGCGCCAGGAGGCGCTCGCGACCGCCGCAGGGGCCGCCGGACTGCCGTTCGCCGGGGTCGAGGGCCGGCCCGGGCACGGTGCCTCGGCGGCCCTGCGCGAGTACCTGCCGCGGCTGGGGGAGCGCGCCGCGGTGGTGGCCCACAACGACCTGGTCGCGATCGACGCCCTGGCCGTGGCGCGCGACGCCGGGCTGAGGCCGGGACGCGACGTCGCGGTGATCGGATTCGACGACACCTACATGGCCCAGCGTCCCGAGTTCGACGTCACCTCGGTCTCCCAGGACACCGGGGAACTCGCCCGGCAGGCGATGGAGGCCCTGCTGGAGCGCGACGGGAGGACCGGACGCCACGAGTCGGTCGTGCAGCCGAGCCTGACGGTGCGCAGCTCCTCCTGA
- a CDS encoding MFS transporter has protein sequence MRNAPAIRDAAVPGDVTGPTARRVQRHTLIVLSLTQIIGAVGSGVVPSVGVLLAEQVTESPVWAGLARTGSTLGAAAAGLPLAALAVRHGRRWSLGTGWTVAAAGTALLVLAAQMSNLILLIVGLFITGVGSAAQLQARFAATDLAAPAGKGRALSTVVWVGAIGSVLGPNLGGPGQWLARLLGLTDMAGAFLLAVGFLLASGIVTALWLRPDPLLYATRLATASPSPSPSPVPGTGHRRRAGLGEIAAICRTDRAALLALVAIITAQAVMVTVMTMAPVQMSHHGGSLTVVGLSISLHILGMYGLAPVSGLVCDRFGTPAGILIGIVLFLASSTLTLVDDADLTAVAVALVLLGLGWSFMSVAGSAGLSRAVTDHSRARVQGLADTASNAAAAIGAFIGGPLMAVAGYDGLGVLAAAALIPVGVILGRSRRER, from the coding sequence GTGCGCAATGCTCCAGCAATCCGGGACGCCGCCGTTCCCGGCGACGTCACCGGCCCGACCGCCCGGCGCGTCCAGCGACACACCCTGATCGTCCTGTCGCTGACCCAGATCATCGGGGCCGTCGGGTCGGGCGTCGTGCCCTCGGTGGGGGTGCTGCTCGCCGAGCAGGTCACCGAGTCGCCGGTGTGGGCCGGCCTGGCCCGCACCGGAAGCACCCTGGGCGCCGCCGCCGCTGGTCTCCCCCTGGCGGCCCTGGCGGTCAGGCACGGCCGACGGTGGTCCCTGGGCACGGGCTGGACGGTTGCGGCGGCGGGCACCGCCCTGCTGGTGCTCGCCGCCCAGATGTCCAACCTGATACTCCTCATCGTCGGACTGTTCATCACGGGAGTGGGCTCGGCGGCCCAGCTGCAGGCCCGGTTCGCCGCCACCGACCTGGCGGCCCCGGCCGGGAAGGGACGTGCGCTGAGCACGGTGGTCTGGGTGGGAGCGATCGGCTCGGTCCTCGGCCCCAACCTGGGCGGCCCGGGGCAGTGGCTCGCACGACTCCTCGGCCTGACCGACATGGCCGGGGCGTTCCTCCTCGCGGTCGGCTTCCTGCTGGCCTCCGGTATCGTCACCGCGCTGTGGCTGCGTCCCGACCCGCTGCTGTACGCCACGCGGCTGGCCACAGCCTCCCCTTCCCCCTCCCCGTCACCGGTGCCGGGGACGGGGCACCGCCGCCGGGCCGGACTCGGGGAGATCGCAGCGATCTGCCGCACGGACCGGGCCGCACTGCTGGCCCTGGTCGCGATCATCACCGCGCAGGCGGTGATGGTGACGGTGATGACGATGGCCCCGGTCCAGATGTCTCATCATGGTGGATCCCTGACAGTCGTCGGACTGTCCATCAGCCTCCACATCCTGGGCATGTACGGCCTGGCACCGGTCTCGGGTCTGGTCTGCGACAGGTTCGGTACGCCCGCCGGCATCCTGATCGGCATCGTGCTGTTCCTGGCCAGCTCCACCCTGACGCTGGTCGACGACGCTGATCTCACCGCGGTGGCCGTCGCTCTGGTACTGCTCGGCCTGGGCTGGTCGTTCATGAGTGTCGCCGGTTCGGCCGGCCTGTCCAGGGCCGTCACCGATCACAGCCGGGCCAGGGTGCAGGGACTGGCCGACACCGCGTCGAACGCCGCGGCCGCCATCGGCGCCTTCATCGGCGGCCCCCTGATGGCCGTGGCCGGCTACGACG